A region of the Dethiosulfovibrio salsuginis genome:
GACGTGATGCTCTCCCACGGAAGCGATTTCTCCGTTATGGACGAGGTAGGGTGGGATCGTCTATCCTCCCACTCTGGTTGGGCCGGAAATCCCTCGCTTCATCGGGACTCCACTCCCTTTCACGACCCTGAGGGAAAATTACACCCTATTTTCGTCGTCCCTATGGTCCCTGTCTACAACCTAAACCTCGTAAAGGCCGACGAATTGACCGGAAGTTGGTCCGACCTAATGAACAAAAACTTTAAGGTCCTGTTCCCCGACAAGGACACCCCCATAAGCAAGGCGGTCATGGCCTATCTGAAAAGGACCTGGCCGGAGGAGTATCCCTCCTTCCGCAAAGCTCTCTCCTTCGGAGGCTCTCCTGTGGAGGTTATCCAGGCGGTGGGCAGCGGTCAGTTCCATATGGGCATCTCCAACGTTTCTTTCTCCATGATGGCAAAACAGAGAAACGTCGAGATAGACCCACCTTCGGAGGGAGCTATCCCGGTCCCACAGGTTTTGGCTTGGAACGACCAAGCATCTCCTGAGCTGTCCGTCATACACGAGCTTCTTATGGAAGAGGATCTCCAGCGTTATCTTGAGGGACAGGGATTCTGGGCCGTGGCGGATATACCAGAGGACGGCCGTTTTCCTGTGCCAAGGTGGAAAAGCCCCTGGAGCGGCTGGGAGGACTTTTTCTCCGGTCTCCGTGATCTGGAGAGGGAGGAACTCTCCAATGCATAGGCCATCGGAATTCTACTCTATGCTTGCGCCGATATACCCCCTTCTGATCCAACAGTTTGCCGACGATTATCGGCTGGAACAGGGTATCGCCTTAGACATCGGGACGGGGCCGGGATTTCTGGGAACCGAGCTCGCTAAGATCACCGACATGGAGATCTATTTCGTGGATCTGAGCGATAAAGCCCTACTGTCCGCAAGAGAGAGATTCGAACGTTCAGAGACCGACAATAAGGCGGCTTTTGTCCAGGCCGACGTGAGAAGCCTACCTTTTGAGGACGATTTCGCAGACTTTATCATGAGCAGAGGCTCTATCTGGTTCTGGGAGGAGCCAGAAAAAGGGCTCGCGGAGATATATCGGGTACTAAAACCCGGGGGAACGGCAATCGTTGGAGGAGGCCTAGGAAGGTATATTCCTTCGTCCATGAGACAGAGGCTCGTGACAGCCAACCGAGAGAGGATGAAAAAATCGGGAGAGACCCGACCACGATTCGAGGACTTTTCAAGGATGATCGAATCGGCTCTTCTCGACAGGGCCGGGGTAAACTCCTTCCGACTGATCTCCGAGGATCCAGAGGGGAAAAGCGGCAAGTGGGTGGAGATACAGAAGAAGACCAAAAACGGCGGGGGCTCTCTATGAGATTAAAGTTATCAAGCTCTAAGAACAAAAACCTTTTAGCTCTGCTCGTCGCGTTATCCTTCATGTCAGGAGCTCTAGGTGCAGGAACGATAGAGGCATCGTGGAAAGAGGTGGACCACACGGGACAAGAGGTAGAAATCCCAGAGTCCAAAGGGGGCATATTGGCACTGAACCCCCTTCTGATGGAGGGTTTATTCGCTCTAGGGATAACCCCCCTTGGCAAGATAGACGAATATCGAATCAGGAAAGAGGGAATCAACCTGCCCTCGGTGGGAACCCAACCTAACGTGGACATAGAGTCGATTTACAGGCTGAACCCATCTCTGGTGATAGGACATATAAGGTTTCACGGCAATATAGCAAAGACACTCCGGGAAAACGGTGTCTCCGTATATCTGGTCGATCCGGCGAGGATGGGGGATAATCCCATGCTGGATTCGGTGATGTTCTTGGGCAGGCTCCTTCGTAGCGAGGCTACAGCCCAGGAGTACGCCGACAGAACGGAGGCCATCGCTAGAGATCTAAGAGGAAGGATTACGTCCGAGACAGATGTCCGAAGCGCGATTATCCTCCAGGATGGGAACAGAATAGCCGCAGCGCAAAACGCCACCGCCTACGGCTCCATCCTCCGAGCCCTAGGAATAAGGAACATCGTGCCAGACGGGATTCTTGGCTCTAACAAAGAGAGCTTCGTGGACTTCGATATCGAGACCATTATATCGTCGGACCCGGACGTCATCCTCATCGTAGCGTCCAGTGACGATCAAGATAGAAACAGAGCGACGGTGGAAAAGTTTACAAAAAACTCGATGTGGATGGAGACTAAAGCAGTGCGTAACGATATGGTCCTGATCCTGCCCTTCAAGGTAAACCCCGGTCGAGGAACCGCAGAGGAACTTCTTCGTCTCACAGCAGAAACTATTTTAGGAGATCAATAGGAAAATGAAGGTGATAACCGTATCAGGCCCTCCTTCTTCTGGAAAGACAGCTATCGTTCTGAAGACAGTTCAGGAGATGAGGGGAACAGGGCTATCCATAGGGGCCGTCAAATTCGACTGTCTCAGCACCGATGACCGAAAACAGTACGAGGCCCATGGGATAACGGCGAGGACGGGCCTTTCCGGGAGCCTATGCCCCGATCACTTCTTCATAAGCAACGTGGAGGAGTGCGTCGACTGGGGGCTGGAGAGATCCTTGGACATCCTTTTTCTCGAGAGCGCTGGGCTGTGTAACCGATGCTCTCCCCATATACAGGGCATCACGGCGATCTGCGTAATTGACAACCTTATGGGGGTTAATACGCCTAAAAAGATCGGCCCCATGTTGAAGTTATCGGACATAGTAGCGATAACCAAAGGGGATATAGTGTCTCAGGCGGAAAGGGAGATCTTCGCCCTAAAGGTAAGACAGGCCAATCCCGACGGAAAGGTCCTTCACGTCAGCGGGATCACAGGACAGGGCGCCTGCGAACTAGCATCGCTGCTGATGGAGACCGACGATATCCGATCCCTCTCGGGCAGAAGCCTTCGCTTCTCAATGCCTTCTGCTCTATGCTCCTACTGTATGGGTGAGACCAGAGTAGGCAAGGAGCATCAGATGGGGAACATACGAAAGATACGTCTGGAGTGAAAAAATGACCACCTTAGAGAAGACTATCAACGACGGTATCGCAAACGTCCGGCTTGAGGACCTTTTCGCTGAATATCCCTACGCCAAGGACTTCTTAGACGCCAACGGCCTACCTCCAGCCGACCTGAACGACACGGTAGGAGAGTACCTTTCATCCATGAGCCCGGTCTTTCTGGAGGACATAGGATTCGAGAGGGAAGGACTGATAGAGCGGCTCTCATCCTTTATAGAGCGAATGAGGGACGTGAAGGAAGGCCCCGGATTTTCCGTGGGCAAAATAACCGTCCTCGGAGGTAGGGATAAAAGTGGCATACCGGAGGACGTAGTCCTTGAGATGAACGTAGGGGAGATTATCTGTATCGTAGGTCCCACAGGATCGGGGAAGAGCCGGCTTCTGGCGGATATAGAGTGGATGGCCCAGGGAGACACTCCCACTGGGAGGGTGATAATGATCGACGGCGAGAGACCTCTCAGCAAATGGAGGTTCTCCCTGGAACATAAGCTTGTGGCCCAGCTATCTCAGAACATGAACTTCGTCATGGACCTCTCCGTACTTGATTTTGTGACGATGCACGCCGAGAGCCGGATGATCTCCGACGGCGAGGAAAAGGTAAAGACGGTTATAGAGCAGGCTAACCTCCTGGCGGGAGAGTCCTTTTCGGCGGATACCCCGATCACAGCACTGAGCGGAGGACAGTCCAGAGCTCTGATGATCGCCGACACCGCTTTTTTGAGCACCTCTCCGATCGTCCTTATCGACGAAATAGAGAACGCCGGAATCAACAGGAAAAAGGCCATGGATCTACTGGTAGGACGGGAGAAAATAGTCCTTATAGCGACCCACGATCCACTTCTGGCTCTCGTGGGCTCCCAAAGGGTTGTCATAAAAAACGGCGGGATCAGCAAAATCATCCGCACCACCGAAAGGGAAAGGGAGCAGATGAGGACCCTGGAGAAAATCGACGATTTTCTGTTAAGCTACAGAGAGAGGCTTAGAAACGGAGAAGCCCTAGACGACCTTCCCGATGACCTGAACATGAGGTCGCTCTGAGGGGAATAGATAAAGACCCAAAAGGCCATCCCTGTTCCTGCAACAACTCAACGAAGGATAAGGCATAAGGACATCTCCATAATTTAGGCTAGTAATAAGAGGGCTTGTGGCTTCCCATTCTGAGAAGCCACAAGCCCTCTTATAGCGATAAAAGCTCTATATGGCCTCTTTAGCGAAATTGACGATCAAATCCTGGCAGGTCCTTATGTAGTCCTTTATCCTGTCAATTTATATAATTCACTAACTTACCTATAGATGGGATTTCGCAGACCACCTTATCCCCTTTTTTGAGATATTTAGGGGGAGAGAACCCCATACCCACCCCAGCGGGGGTCCCAGTGGCGACGATGTCCCCTGGTTCTAAGGTCATTCCCATGGATAGCTCGGAGATCAGTGAGGGTATGTCGGCTATCATCATCTCGGTGTTGGAGCTCTGCCGGAGCTCGTCGTTGACGTAGCTCCTCACGTCGATCTTTACGGGAAAGGGCAGAGCGGATTTATGGAGTATGGCCGGTCCCATAGCGGTGTAGGTGTCCAGACTCTTGCCTCTGAACCACTGACCGTGACGTTTCTGAAGGGACCTTGAGGAGATATCGTTGAACACCGAGTAGCCGAAGATATAGTCCTCCACTTCCTCTATAGGGATATCCTTCCCTCTTTTACCTATTATGACCGCAAGCTCCACCTCGTAGTCCAGCTTATCGTCCAGGTCATCCCTTAGCTCGATGGTATCCTCCGATCCAAGGATAGAGATGGCCCTTTTGGAAAAGTAGACCGGAGCTGTAGCCTCTTTAAAACCTTTAACGGTGTCCTTGGTCTCTTTTAGGTGATCCAAGTAGTTCACTCCGACACAGAGGATATCGTGAATAGGCCTTTTTATCGGAGGGCAGATCACGACCTCCGATAGTCCATAAGTTCGATAGTCCTCAACCCTAGAGGTCGCCGATGCCAGCAGAGCTATATCATCATCGGAAGCTCTCTCGATAAGTGCCTTAATGGAGCTGACGTCCTTCAGGACGGATCGGACGTCAAGAACTCGGTCATCCTGGAGAAGGACCCCGACCCCAGACACCCCTTCTTTGTTAAACGCTACAAACCTCAAACCCATCCCCTCCTATATTTTTAGCTTTTCTCCAACGACACCTAGACCTATTCCAATTACTATCACAAGACTTCCCAATATCTCCCAGGTCGAGGGAGACTGACCTAAAATTACCGCCGATAGAGCCAGGGTAACCACAAGCTCGGTGGTGGCCACACCGCTCCCGAGAGAGGCGGACACCTTTCTGAGAGCGAGAAAAAACACACCGTAGCCCATCAAAGACCCCACAAGGCCGATAACCAAGGTACCCCACCACTGGGCAGAGGTAAACCTCAAGATATCGCTAAACGCACCGGTCAGAGCCCCTAATACAGCCATTGATAACAGGGCCATGAGGTGGAAGTAGAGAAAGAAGGTCTCCTGAGCCATGCCCCCTCCTCGACTGGACAGCCTCCCGAAAAGGGAGAACAGGGCCATTCCGAAGGCACAGCTGAGGACCAGGCATACCCCTAGAGAAGAGACAGGGCCCGATGTAAGTGCCGAGAGACCGACAGCTATGGCCGCCCCGGATACTATCAAGACAGATGACAACATCTGAAGCCAAGAGGGCCTCTCGCCTAAAAACACGCCGGAGGCAAGGGTCGTCCAAAGGGGATAGGTATAGAGCAGTATCACCGCAGTGGGAACCGATATGTACTTCAGGGAGTAAAGATACCCCAGATAGATACAGAAAACCGTCACCGTTCCCGACAGCCAGAGATACAGGGCTTTATTTCCCGGGAAATAAAGAAGCCGCCTGTCCTTTATGGCTATTCCAACTCCCCAACCTATCACCAGTATGATAAGCCTGACTATAGCCACCGATATAATGTTCGCCGAATGGTTGTTTAAGACTTTGCCGACAATGCTCAACGTGGACCAGCAACAACCTGCGAGGGCAGCTAACAAAACACCTTTCAGAGTATCCATTTAATATTTTTAACCCTGTTTTCTTCTTCTAGGTTTTCTGGCCGTTTTGGGCTTTCCTCCCTTTGGGAGGTTGCGAATATAGATAACCCTGGAGTGACCGTCGCTCTGAACCCTCTCGTCCACCTCAAAGATACCTATAGCCGAGGCCAGAGCCCCTAATTTCCCGTACCCGTAGTTTCTCGGATCAAACTCAGGAGACTGTTTCGCTATGTTGCTGCCGACGGTGCCTAGCTGGGCCCAACCGGTGTCGTCGGAGGCCGCCTCCAACGCGGAGCGAAGAAGGTTGACCAGTTGAGTGTCTCCCTTCAGTTCCTCAGATGTTTTTCTCCTTATAGCGGGCTGCGCATCCTCTTTAACCGCTATGACCTCGGTGTATATAAACTTATCGCAGGCTGAAACGAAAGGTTTAGGTGTCTTCTTCTCCCCAAAACCGTAAACCATAAGCCCCGCTTCCCTTATTCTGGCCGCAAGGCGGGTGAAATCGCTATCGCTGGAGACCAGACAGAATGCGTCAAAATGGTTGGTGAAAAGCAGATCCATAGCGTCTATTATCATGGCGCTGTCGGTGGCGTTTTTTCCCACTGTGTACCTGAACTGCTGTATAGGC
Encoded here:
- a CDS encoding ABC transporter substrate-binding protein; this encodes MSNFLIHTSINARRYIMDHLKERLQQLEGRGGSISLKTPGHDHSKNWILESISEGGVPDVMLSHGSDFSVMDEVGWDRLSSHSGWAGNPSLHRDSTPFHDPEGKLHPIFVVPMVPVYNLNLVKADELTGSWSDLMNKNFKVLFPDKDTPISKAVMAYLKRTWPEEYPSFRKALSFGGSPVEVIQAVGSGQFHMGISNVSFSMMAKQRNVEIDPPSEGAIPVPQVLAWNDQASPELSVIHELLMEEDLQRYLEGQGFWAVADIPEDGRFPVPRWKSPWSGWEDFFSGLRDLEREELSNA
- a CDS encoding class I SAM-dependent methyltransferase is translated as MHRPSEFYSMLAPIYPLLIQQFADDYRLEQGIALDIGTGPGFLGTELAKITDMEIYFVDLSDKALLSARERFERSETDNKAAFVQADVRSLPFEDDFADFIMSRGSIWFWEEPEKGLAEIYRVLKPGGTAIVGGGLGRYIPSSMRQRLVTANRERMKKSGETRPRFEDFSRMIESALLDRAGVNSFRLISEDPEGKSGKWVEIQKKTKNGGGSL
- a CDS encoding ABC transporter substrate-binding protein, encoding MRLKLSSSKNKNLLALLVALSFMSGALGAGTIEASWKEVDHTGQEVEIPESKGGILALNPLLMEGLFALGITPLGKIDEYRIRKEGINLPSVGTQPNVDIESIYRLNPSLVIGHIRFHGNIAKTLRENGVSVYLVDPARMGDNPMLDSVMFLGRLLRSEATAQEYADRTEAIARDLRGRITSETDVRSAIILQDGNRIAAAQNATAYGSILRALGIRNIVPDGILGSNKESFVDFDIETIISSDPDVILIVASSDDQDRNRATVEKFTKNSMWMETKAVRNDMVLILPFKVNPGRGTAEELLRLTAETILGDQ
- a CDS encoding GTP-binding protein, with protein sequence MKVITVSGPPSSGKTAIVLKTVQEMRGTGLSIGAVKFDCLSTDDRKQYEAHGITARTGLSGSLCPDHFFISNVEECVDWGLERSLDILFLESAGLCNRCSPHIQGITAICVIDNLMGVNTPKKIGPMLKLSDIVAITKGDIVSQAEREIFALKVRQANPDGKVLHVSGITGQGACELASLLMETDDIRSLSGRSLRFSMPSALCSYCMGETRVGKEHQMGNIRKIRLE
- a CDS encoding ATP-binding cassette domain-containing protein — translated: MTTLEKTINDGIANVRLEDLFAEYPYAKDFLDANGLPPADLNDTVGEYLSSMSPVFLEDIGFEREGLIERLSSFIERMRDVKEGPGFSVGKITVLGGRDKSGIPEDVVLEMNVGEIICIVGPTGSGKSRLLADIEWMAQGDTPTGRVIMIDGERPLSKWRFSLEHKLVAQLSQNMNFVMDLSVLDFVTMHAESRMISDGEEKVKTVIEQANLLAGESFSADTPITALSGGQSRALMIADTAFLSTSPIVLIDEIENAGINRKKAMDLLVGREKIVLIATHDPLLALVGSQRVVIKNGGISKIIRTTEREREQMRTLEKIDDFLLSYRERLRNGEALDDLPDDLNMRSL
- a CDS encoding fumarylacetoacetate hydrolase family protein, translating into MRFVAFNKEGVSGVGVLLQDDRVLDVRSVLKDVSSIKALIERASDDDIALLASATSRVEDYRTYGLSEVVICPPIKRPIHDILCVGVNYLDHLKETKDTVKGFKEATAPVYFSKRAISILGSEDTIELRDDLDDKLDYEVELAVIIGKRGKDIPIEEVEDYIFGYSVFNDISSRSLQKRHGQWFRGKSLDTYTAMGPAILHKSALPFPVKIDVRSYVNDELRQSSNTEMMIADIPSLISELSMGMTLEPGDIVATGTPAGVGMGFSPPKYLKKGDKVVCEIPSIGKLVNYIN
- a CDS encoding DMT family transporter, encoding MDTLKGVLLAALAGCCWSTLSIVGKVLNNHSANIISVAIVRLIILVIGWGVGIAIKDRRLLYFPGNKALYLWLSGTVTVFCIYLGYLYSLKYISVPTAVILLYTYPLWTTLASGVFLGERPSWLQMLSSVLIVSGAAIAVGLSALTSGPVSSLGVCLVLSCAFGMALFSLFGRLSSRGGGMAQETFFLYFHLMALLSMAVLGALTGAFSDILRFTSAQWWGTLVIGLVGSLMGYGVFFLALRKVSASLGSGVATTELVVTLALSAVILGQSPSTWEILGSLVIVIGIGLGVVGEKLKI
- a CDS encoding NYN domain-containing protein, which codes for MADLDIIQPRLAVLIDADNASPSITEPLLAEVAKYGVASVKRIYGDWTTPNLVGWKSVLLEHSIQPIQQFRYTVGKNATDSAMIIDAMDLLFTNHFDAFCLVSSDSDFTRLAARIREAGLMVYGFGEKKTPKPFVSACDKFIYTEVIAVKEDAQPAIRRKTSEELKGDTQLVNLLRSALEAASDDTGWAQLGTVGSNIAKQSPEFDPRNYGYGKLGALASAIGIFEVDERVQSDGHSRVIYIRNLPKGGKPKTARKPRRRKQG